In one Mucilaginibacter sp. PAMB04168 genomic region, the following are encoded:
- a CDS encoding TAT-variant-translocated molybdopterin oxidoreductase — protein sequence MESNKKYWKGLEELNNTPEFVELNKHEFAEPVPIEEVLSGNGLTGKTPRRNFLKTVGFGIGAVSLAACQKTPVHKSIPYLIKPEEVTPGVANYYTSSYNGHAILVKTREGRPIKIEGNPGDVLGQGGVNAQVQASILDLYNVARLKGPMQDNGDVAWSQLDDYVKAELGAIKASGKQIRIVTSTINSPSTLRVISDFIAQYPTAKHVTYDAVSLTGIIQANQNSFGKAVLPRYSFDKADVIVSFGADFLGPWISQAEHMRQYVSNRSHEALEGKKMSRHIQFEARMSLTGSNADVRVPIKPSEEGVALVSLYNAIAGTTLPGTKKLTDKATENAVIIAAKELVAAKGRALVVAGTNDVASQILVNAINSLLGSYGTTIDLDNPSYQYKGNDAEMVAFVDEMKAGQVGAVLFLNANPVYNYYQSSAFADALKKVRLRISFAESNDETAAQCNIVAPNSHYLESWGDENAVEGYYTIVQPTINKVYDSRKAEESLLVWSNNPVKDYYTYVRNTWNTTLLPQGGFAGQNGWESLLQTGFVKAAAKPAGTYTFSRDLNAVAQTILGQSAKLAAGEGKLELEVFESNTVRDGKYANNPWLQELPDPVSKVTWDNYVAISPKTAKELKLEEGDVVKVTANNYSTELPILLQPGQAQGTISIALGYGRSKAGKVGDEVGKNAFPFLSFVNGTFRGTAIAQLEAVGGDKIVLAQTQTHHSYEGRDVIRETTLQQFLKKPEGEKEEKKETYDLWNDYDRPQYDWVMAIDLNACTGCGACVVACNAENNIPVVGRDEVRRRREMHWIRIDRYYSFDENGHNVTEEKEINKLENLDNVSVTFQPMLCQHCDHAPCETVCPVLATTHSSEGLNQMTYNRCVGTRYCANNCPYKVRRFNWFNYWNDSRFENYIQNDYTELVLNPDVTTRFRGVMEKCTFCVQRIQAGKLNAKLQKRPLQDGDIKVACQQTCPANAIIFGNKNDPNSQVSKALKSERTYYVLEELNVKPGIGYQTKVRNRDAVTEA from the coding sequence ATGGAAAGCAATAAAAAATACTGGAAAGGTTTAGAAGAGCTGAACAACACGCCAGAGTTTGTTGAATTAAACAAACATGAGTTTGCTGAGCCTGTTCCGATTGAGGAAGTGCTGAGCGGTAACGGTTTAACCGGTAAAACGCCGCGTCGTAATTTCTTAAAAACAGTTGGCTTTGGTATAGGTGCCGTTTCACTCGCCGCCTGTCAGAAAACACCTGTTCACAAATCTATACCTTACTTAATTAAACCCGAGGAGGTAACTCCTGGTGTAGCTAACTATTATACATCCAGCTATAATGGCCATGCTATATTAGTTAAAACCCGCGAAGGACGCCCGATTAAAATTGAAGGTAACCCTGGTGATGTATTAGGGCAGGGTGGTGTTAACGCACAAGTACAGGCTTCAATATTAGACCTGTATAACGTTGCCCGCTTAAAAGGCCCTATGCAAGATAATGGCGACGTAGCCTGGAGCCAGCTTGACGATTATGTTAAAGCTGAACTGGGTGCCATTAAAGCAAGCGGTAAACAAATCCGTATTGTAACCTCAACAATTAATAGCCCTTCAACTTTAAGGGTGATCAGCGATTTTATCGCTCAATATCCAACTGCTAAGCACGTTACTTATGATGCGGTTTCTTTAACCGGTATTATTCAGGCCAATCAAAATAGCTTTGGCAAAGCAGTTTTGCCACGCTATAGCTTTGACAAGGCCGACGTAATTGTAAGCTTTGGTGCCGACTTTTTAGGCCCGTGGATTTCACAAGCAGAGCACATGCGTCAGTATGTGTCAAACCGTAGCCACGAAGCTTTGGAAGGCAAGAAAATGTCACGCCATATCCAGTTCGAAGCCCGCATGAGCTTAACCGGAAGTAACGCCGACGTTCGTGTGCCAATTAAACCATCTGAAGAAGGTGTTGCCTTAGTTAGCTTATATAATGCTATTGCCGGCACTACTTTACCTGGTACTAAAAAACTGACAGATAAGGCTACAGAGAACGCTGTAATTATAGCCGCTAAAGAACTGGTTGCTGCCAAAGGCCGTGCACTGGTTGTAGCAGGTACTAACGATGTAGCTTCGCAAATACTGGTTAACGCAATAAATTCGTTGCTGGGCAGCTACGGTACTACGATCGATTTAGACAACCCATCATACCAATACAAAGGTAACGATGCAGAAATGGTGGCCTTTGTTGATGAGATGAAAGCAGGCCAGGTTGGCGCCGTGTTATTTTTAAATGCCAACCCGGTATATAATTATTACCAAAGCAGTGCTTTTGCAGATGCTTTGAAAAAAGTACGTTTACGCATTTCATTTGCTGAAAGCAACGACGAAACAGCTGCACAATGTAATATAGTAGCGCCTAACAGCCACTACCTGGAATCATGGGGTGACGAAAATGCTGTCGAGGGTTATTATACCATTGTACAACCAACCATCAATAAGGTATATGACAGCCGTAAAGCTGAAGAAAGCTTACTGGTGTGGTCAAACAACCCGGTTAAAGATTACTACACATACGTACGTAATACCTGGAACACTACTCTATTACCTCAAGGAGGCTTTGCCGGTCAGAACGGCTGGGAAAGCTTACTGCAAACCGGTTTTGTAAAGGCGGCTGCTAAACCAGCGGGCACTTACACTTTTAGCCGCGATTTGAACGCTGTAGCACAAACCATTTTGGGGCAGAGCGCCAAACTAGCTGCAGGTGAAGGTAAATTGGAACTGGAAGTTTTTGAAAGCAATACAGTACGTGACGGTAAATATGCCAATAACCCATGGTTACAGGAGTTACCTGATCCAGTTTCGAAAGTTACTTGGGATAACTATGTAGCTATATCTCCTAAAACAGCTAAAGAATTAAAACTGGAAGAAGGTGACGTAGTAAAAGTTACGGCTAACAATTATTCAACAGAGTTACCAATACTATTACAACCAGGCCAGGCGCAAGGTACTATCTCTATCGCTTTGGGTTACGGCCGTTCAAAAGCTGGTAAAGTAGGTGATGAAGTGGGTAAAAACGCTTTCCCTTTCTTAAGCTTTGTAAACGGTACTTTCCGCGGCACAGCAATTGCTCAACTGGAGGCAGTAGGCGGTGATAAAATTGTGTTGGCACAAACACAAACTCACCACTCGTATGAAGGTCGTGATGTAATTCGCGAAACTACATTACAGCAGTTCCTGAAAAAGCCAGAAGGCGAGAAAGAAGAGAAAAAAGAAACCTACGATTTGTGGAATGATTATGATCGTCCGCAATATGACTGGGTAATGGCTATAGACTTAAATGCTTGTACAGGTTGCGGTGCTTGTGTTGTAGCTTGTAACGCCGAAAATAATATTCCGGTTGTAGGCCGTGATGAGGTTCGCCGTCGTCGTGAGATGCACTGGATCCGTATTGACCGTTATTATAGCTTTGACGAAAACGGCCATAACGTTACCGAGGAAAAAGAGATCAACAAACTGGAAAACCTGGATAACGTTTCTGTTACCTTCCAGCCAATGCTTTGCCAGCACTGTGATCACGCACCTTGCGAAACTGTTTGTCCGGTTTTAGCTACCACGCACTCATCAGAAGGTTTAAACCAGATGACTTACAACCGTTGTGTTGGTACACGTTATTGCGCTAACAACTGTCCTTATAAAGTGCGTCGTTTCAACTGGTTCAACTACTGGAATGATTCACGTTTTGAGAACTATATCCAAAACGATTACACAGAATTGGTATTAAACCCTGATGTTACTACCCGTTTCCGTGGTGTAATGGAGAAATGTACTTTCTGCGTACAACGTATACAAGCTGGTAAACTAAATGCCAAATTACAAAAACGTCCTTTACAGGATGGTGATATCAAAGTTGCCTGTCAGCAAACCTGCCCTGCCAACGCCATCATATTTGGTAACAAAAACGATCCTAATTCACAAGTATCTAAAGCTTTAAAAAGTGAAAGAACTTACTATGTGCTGGAAGAGTTAAACGTTAAGCCAGGCATCGGTTACCAAACCAAAGTAAGAAACAGAGACGCAGTAACAGAAGCATAA
- a CDS encoding cytochrome c: protein MSKIRIFGATIMAVAATIVATSCKDKRSTGWQYAPNMYEHIAPEYDQPNKNFKDGKTAQLPPAGTVPVGFTRFDYPNTRAGYDQASVEVKNMLAQTQANYAEGKKLYESFCSPCHGMTGQGDGTVTQHGYPPPPSYSKGTSSRGGAMKDLNDGKIYHTITYGVNAMGSYASQLAPEERWKVIMYVHHLQTL from the coding sequence ATGAGTAAAATAAGAATATTTGGTGCAACAATAATGGCTGTTGCTGCAACGATTGTAGCTACATCCTGCAAAGATAAAAGAAGCACCGGCTGGCAATATGCTCCGAATATGTATGAGCACATTGCACCTGAGTACGATCAACCGAACAAAAACTTTAAAGACGGTAAAACCGCACAACTACCTCCTGCAGGTACAGTGCCTGTTGGCTTTACCCGTTTCGATTATCCAAATACAAGAGCGGGTTACGACCAGGCATCTGTTGAGGTGAAGAACATGCTTGCACAAACGCAGGCAAACTACGCCGAGGGTAAGAAATTATACGAGTCGTTCTGCTCACCTTGCCACGGCATGACCGGTCAGGGTGATGGTACAGTAACCCAGCACGGTTACCCGCCGCCGCCTTCGTACTCAAAAGGAACATCTTCTCGTGGTGGCGCCATGAAAGATCTAAATGACGGTAAAATATACCATACTATTACTTACGGTGTAAACGCAATGGGGTCATATGCCTCGCAGCTGGCACCAGAAGAGCGCTGGAAAGTAATTATGTATGTTCACCATTTGCAAACCTTATAA
- a CDS encoding cytochrome c oxidase subunit II, producing MAFKHLINYKKFLSLVAMVLLLGTNLVMAQTASSNATATDSGDTSAQSAGMWSTVGYYALLFLIVCIVVAIVGKILKVYDLTLQMQGKKGINWNNVMAVGFLIFLVAGLVGVYYSFTVHGSMILGDASSVHGKTLDTMFWTTFLITFAVFLLTQFLLFFFVFKYKGSDKRKAYYYPHNNTIEKIWTVAPAIVLTILVVFGFLTWRKITNTVDAKGEPASLNVDVTGHQFAWELRYPGKDGKLGKKNIKLVSGTNKLGLSYDDKNSFDDIQADTLMLPVNKSVRLNIIAQDVIHSVYMPNFRVQINAVPGLPTYFKFTPTKTTAEMRSELDQPDFDYRLYCNKICGGSHFNMQKLVVVVSQAEYQNWLARQKPYLSSELKKELKLADNPLYKQSQLQNRLASIN from the coding sequence ATGGCATTCAAGCATCTAATAAATTATAAAAAGTTCTTATCGCTGGTAGCGATGGTGCTGCTGCTAGGTACTAACCTGGTGATGGCGCAAACTGCCAGCTCAAATGCTACCGCTACCGATAGCGGCGACACTTCAGCGCAATCGGCTGGTATGTGGAGCACTGTTGGTTACTACGCGCTGTTATTTTTAATAGTTTGTATTGTTGTAGCTATTGTAGGTAAAATATTAAAGGTTTATGACCTCACCTTGCAAATGCAAGGTAAAAAGGGCATAAACTGGAATAATGTAATGGCCGTTGGCTTCCTGATTTTCCTGGTTGCAGGTTTGGTGGGTGTGTACTACTCATTTACCGTACATGGAAGCATGATTTTAGGTGATGCTTCCTCTGTACACGGTAAAACGCTGGACACAATGTTCTGGACTACCTTCCTGATCACCTTTGCGGTGTTCCTGCTTACACAGTTCTTACTGTTCTTCTTCGTTTTCAAATACAAAGGGTCTGACAAACGCAAAGCTTACTATTACCCGCACAATAATACTATTGAAAAGATCTGGACTGTTGCTCCGGCAATTGTTCTGACCATCCTGGTAGTATTTGGCTTCTTAACCTGGCGCAAAATAACCAACACGGTTGATGCCAAAGGTGAGCCAGCATCTTTAAATGTTGATGTAACCGGTCACCAGTTTGCCTGGGAGCTGCGTTACCCAGGTAAAGATGGCAAATTGGGCAAAAAGAATATTAAACTGGTTAGCGGCACCAACAAACTGGGTCTGAGCTACGACGACAAGAACAGTTTTGACGATATACAGGCAGATACATTAATGCTACCTGTAAACAAGTCGGTTCGTTTAAACATTATTGCACAGGATGTAATACATAGTGTTTATATGCCAAACTTCCGTGTACAAATTAACGCTGTACCTGGTTTACCTACCTACTTCAAATTTACGCCAACTAAAACTACAGCCGAAATGCGTTCTGAGTTAGATCAGCCTGACTTTGACTATCGTTTGTATTGCAACAAAATTTGCGGTGGTAGCCACTTTAACATGCAAAAACTGGTTGTTGTAGTTAGCCAGGCCGAGTATCAAAACTGGCTTGCCAGGCAAAAGCCTTACCTAAGCTCTGAATTGAAAAAGGAACTTAAGTTAGCTGACAACCCGCTTTACAAGCAATCACAATTACAAAACCGATTAGCGTCAATTAATTAA
- the nrfD gene encoding NrfD/PsrC family molybdoenzyme membrane anchor subunit has product MASHSEAIIREPLITGKNITYAQITNEVLLPVENKPNLAWWIGFALASAGAALWVFSISWTFWFGVGEWGLNKTVGWAWDITGFVWWVGIGHAGTLISAVLLIFRQNWRNSINRSAEAMTIFAVICAATYIFGHMGRPWLAYWTLPLPNQYGSLWVNWNSALMMDVFAISTYFSVSLIFWYTGLLPDIASIRDRATGLRRRIYSVLSFGWTGSVKTWQRFETVSLILAGISTPLVLSVHTIVSFDFATSLEPGWHTTIFPPYFVAGAIFSGFAMVQTLLLIARKVLGLENYITMFHIESMNKIILLTGSIVGVAYITEFFIAWYSGVEYEQYAFINRSTGPYWWAYWSMMTCNVITPQLFWFKKIRINIPLAWILSIIVNIGMWFERFVIIVTSLHRDFLPSSWVMFYPTWTDVGIFVGSIGLFFTMFLLFIRVLPSVAMAEVKLLLKTSSEQAKKKLIDDGHLEPEQQADYVKALEKYDSVDLTQYQKA; this is encoded by the coding sequence ATGGCATCTCACAGTGAAGCAATAATCAGGGAACCGTTAATTACGGGCAAGAACATTACCTATGCCCAAATTACTAACGAGGTTTTACTCCCTGTTGAAAATAAACCCAACTTGGCCTGGTGGATCGGCTTTGCCTTAGCATCTGCCGGAGCAGCATTATGGGTATTCTCTATCAGCTGGACTTTTTGGTTCGGTGTAGGAGAGTGGGGATTGAACAAAACAGTGGGCTGGGCCTGGGACATCACCGGTTTCGTGTGGTGGGTAGGTATCGGTCACGCCGGAACGCTTATCTCGGCTGTATTGCTGATATTCCGTCAAAACTGGCGTAACTCTATCAACCGTTCTGCCGAAGCAATGACTATTTTCGCGGTTATTTGTGCGGCCACTTACATCTTTGGTCACATGGGCCGCCCTTGGTTGGCTTACTGGACTTTACCACTGCCTAACCAGTACGGCTCACTATGGGTAAACTGGAACTCGGCGCTGATGATGGACGTGTTCGCGATCTCTACCTACTTCTCCGTATCGTTGATATTCTGGTACACCGGTTTATTACCTGATATTGCAAGTATCCGTGACCGCGCTACAGGCCTACGCCGCCGTATATACTCTGTTCTTTCTTTCGGATGGACAGGTTCAGTAAAAACCTGGCAGCGTTTCGAAACTGTGTCATTAATCCTGGCCGGTATTTCAACACCGCTGGTACTTTCGGTACACACCATCGTATCATTCGACTTTGCCACATCACTGGAGCCAGGATGGCATACTACCATCTTCCCGCCATATTTCGTTGCGGGCGCGATCTTCTCAGGTTTTGCCATGGTGCAAACCCTATTGCTGATTGCCCGTAAGGTTTTAGGTTTAGAGAACTATATCACCATGTTCCACATCGAGTCAATGAACAAGATTATCTTGTTAACCGGTTCAATCGTGGGTGTGGCTTATATCACTGAGTTTTTCATCGCCTGGTACTCAGGTGTTGAGTATGAGCAATATGCATTCATTAACCGTTCAACTGGTCCGTACTGGTGGGCTTACTGGAGCATGATGACCTGTAACGTAATTACACCTCAGCTCTTCTGGTTCAAAAAAATCCGTATCAACATCCCGTTAGCATGGATATTATCAATCATTGTTAACATCGGTATGTGGTTTGAGCGTTTCGTCATCATCGTTACCTCCCTGCACCGCGATTTCTTGCCGTCAAGCTGGGTAATGTTCTATCCAACCTGGACAGACGTAGGCATCTTCGTAGGTTCAATCGGCTTGTTCTTCACAATGTTCCTGTTATTCATCCGCGTGTTACCATCAGTGGCTATGGCTGAGGTTAAACTGTTGCTGAAAACATCGAGCGAGCAGGCTAAAAAGAAACTGATTGATGACGGCCACCTGGAGCCGGAGCAACAGGCAGATTATGTTAAAGCATTAGAGAAATACGACAGTGTTGATTTAACTCAATACCAAAAAGCATAA
- a CDS encoding quinol:cytochrome C oxidoreductase, translated as MSTHQHSFNERFEFAGKAKTFSLVGIVIGIVGVLAGFFGGEKGIQNTFSNLLLSSYYFVGVCVAGVFFLAYQYMAQAGWSVSFLRIPQAFARALGVAVVILLIVVGAGLLVKHPEMHEGHKVMAPYLYAHWATPGLSDPKSEIYDTIIAGKSAFLNVPFFFGTLIVLLGLYTWFGSQLVKYSNNEDALGGMLNYNKSFKISAIFLTIFGFTFPIYAFGAVMSLEAHWFSTMFGWYNLAAVHVSGLAVIALTLIILKENGYFSWVNESHFHDLGKLIFGFSIFWTYVWFAQFFLTWYANVPEESVYFYKRWEPEYKWWFWLNIILNFLAPLLLLMKNDSKRSMNRMKIAAIIIIIGHWLDYYLMIMPGTIEKEHMFDLVEFLQDMAIFAGFAGLFTFVMLNALSKFESLIPKKHPFLEESLHHHIQ; from the coding sequence ATGAGCACTCATCAACATAGTTTTAACGAACGTTTTGAATTTGCCGGCAAAGCTAAAACCTTCAGCCTTGTAGGTATTGTAATAGGCATTGTAGGTGTACTAGCAGGCTTTTTCGGAGGCGAAAAAGGTATTCAAAACACTTTCTCTAATCTACTGCTTTCAAGCTACTATTTTGTAGGCGTTTGCGTAGCTGGTGTATTCTTCCTGGCTTATCAGTACATGGCGCAAGCCGGCTGGTCTGTTAGTTTCTTACGTATTCCGCAGGCATTTGCCCGTGCTTTAGGTGTAGCTGTTGTCATATTATTAATAGTGGTTGGCGCCGGTTTGTTGGTAAAACATCCCGAAATGCACGAAGGCCATAAAGTTATGGCACCTTATCTGTACGCGCACTGGGCTACTCCGGGCTTGTCAGATCCTAAAAGCGAAATTTATGATACCATCATCGCTGGTAAGTCGGCTTTCCTTAACGTGCCTTTCTTTTTTGGTACCTTAATCGTATTGCTGGGTCTTTATACCTGGTTTGGTAGCCAGCTAGTTAAATATTCAAATAATGAAGACGCGTTAGGCGGCATGCTTAACTATAACAAAAGCTTCAAAATTTCGGCTATCTTCTTAACTATTTTTGGTTTTACCTTTCCCATATATGCCTTTGGTGCTGTTATGTCATTAGAAGCACATTGGTTTTCAACTATGTTTGGTTGGTATAACCTGGCTGCAGTGCACGTAAGTGGTTTAGCGGTAATTGCATTAACGTTAATTATCCTAAAAGAAAACGGTTACTTCTCTTGGGTTAACGAAAGCCATTTCCATGATTTGGGTAAACTGATCTTTGGTTTCTCCATCTTTTGGACCTATGTATGGTTTGCGCAGTTCTTCCTTACCTGGTATGCTAATGTCCCAGAGGAAAGTGTGTACTTCTACAAACGTTGGGAGCCTGAGTACAAATGGTGGTTCTGGTTAAATATTATACTAAACTTCCTGGCACCGTTATTACTGTTAATGAAGAACGATAGTAAACGTTCAATGAACAGAATGAAAATTGCGGCCATCATTATCATCATCGGTCACTGGCTAGATTACTACCTGATGATTATGCCAGGCACTATCGAAAAAGAGCACATGTTCGATTTGGTAGAGTTTTTACAAGACATGGCAATTTTTGCAGGCTTTGCAGGTTTATTTACCTTCGTGATGTTGAACGCTTTAAGCAAGTTCGAATCGCTTATTCCTAAAAAACACCCGTTCCTGGAAGAAAGCCTTCATCACCACATTCAATAA
- a CDS encoding cytochrome c3 family protein: MRKFSLLLKQFSRSVLLVAGLTAMGFNALAQGDAAKGEALYKAKCTSCHKLDQRLTGPALGPVMTSETDDKWLTKWIQNNQALIAAKDPKALKIYNEYNQAGMNVFTELSDGDVANIITYVRDEYKKMQAAPAAGGSANAAGAGAAEGPSNALIFGLIAAVVVALIVILVLNRAIGTLERLILKRKDLLPEEDVVEEAVAVDRFATVKRLAKNKKLVFFFVLAGTIALGSWSWVTMWNTNVHQGYQPVQPIKYSHELHAGVMKINCQYCHSSAYKGKNATIPSLNVCMNCHKVVKTESPEIHKIYDALGYDPGTQKYDTTKARPIQWVRIHNLPDFAYFNHSQHTKVAGIQCQKCHGPIQTMKEVYQYSPLTMKWCIQCHKRTETGFKGNAYYDKMVEVHDALKRGEKVTAAALGGLECAKCHY, from the coding sequence ATGAGAAAATTCTCATTACTTCTTAAACAGTTTTCAAGGTCGGTTTTACTGGTAGCGGGCTTAACGGCCATGGGCTTTAATGCCCTTGCTCAAGGTGATGCTGCCAAGGGCGAAGCTTTATATAAGGCGAAATGTACCTCATGTCATAAACTCGATCAGCGTTTAACCGGTCCGGCTTTAGGCCCTGTAATGACGTCTGAGACTGACGACAAGTGGTTAACCAAATGGATTCAGAACAACCAGGCTTTAATTGCCGCTAAAGATCCAAAAGCGCTTAAGATTTACAACGAGTACAACCAGGCGGGCATGAACGTGTTCACTGAGCTGAGCGATGGTGATGTGGCTAACATTATTACCTACGTTCGCGATGAGTACAAGAAAATGCAGGCAGCTCCTGCCGCTGGTGGTTCTGCCAACGCTGCAGGTGCCGGTGCTGCTGAGGGTCCAAGCAATGCATTGATTTTCGGTTTGATTGCCGCAGTTGTTGTAGCCTTAATCGTTATCCTGGTTCTTAACCGTGCCATTGGTACTTTAGAGCGTTTGATCTTAAAACGTAAAGATCTGCTTCCTGAAGAGGATGTAGTAGAAGAGGCTGTTGCTGTTGATCGTTTTGCTACCGTTAAAAGGTTGGCTAAAAATAAGAAACTGGTATTCTTCTTCGTATTAGCCGGTACCATCGCTTTAGGTAGCTGGAGCTGGGTAACCATGTGGAACACCAACGTTCATCAAGGATATCAACCCGTACAACCTATTAAATACTCACACGAGTTGCACGCAGGTGTGATGAAGATTAATTGTCAGTACTGTCACTCAAGTGCATATAAAGGTAAAAATGCAACTATACCATCACTAAACGTGTGTATGAACTGCCATAAGGTAGTTAAAACAGAATCTCCTGAGATACACAAAATTTATGATGCATTGGGTTATGATCCGGGTACCCAGAAATATGATACCACTAAGGCTCGTCCTATCCAATGGGTGCGTATACACAACCTGCCTGATTTTGCTTACTTTAATCACTCGCAGCACACTAAGGTTGCAGGTATTCAGTGCCAGAAATGTCACGGTCCGATCCAAACCATGAAAGAGGTTTATCAATATTCACCTCTTACCATGAAATGGTGTATCCAGTGCCACAAGCGCACCGAAACCGGCTTTAAAGGCAATGCTTACTACGACAAAATGGTTGAAGTGCATGATGCTTTAAAACGCGGCGAAAAAGTAACCGCTGCAGCATTAGGCGGTTTGGAGTGTGCTAAATGCCACTATTAA
- a CDS encoding DUF3341 domain-containing protein — protein MSSTKFILGCFDDPDNMMHGIEKLQKSSIPIYDVYTPMPIHGIEAKLGVKESRLGYAAFCFGCLGGSVIFSILYYTLVHDWPLNVGGKPHFAMPNFVPFTFEWTILFSAFGMVFTFYAATHLFPGRAPRVMDLRATDDRFVIAIDAKGNVPHDDITRLLEEAGAVEVKHNERKYVSYE, from the coding sequence ATGAGCAGCACTAAATTTATATTAGGATGTTTTGATGACCCGGACAATATGATGCACGGGATTGAGAAACTACAAAAAAGCAGTATCCCTATTTATGACGTTTACACCCCAATGCCAATCCACGGTATTGAGGCTAAATTAGGCGTTAAGGAATCACGTTTAGGTTATGCAGCATTTTGCTTTGGCTGCCTGGGTGGTTCAGTAATCTTTAGTATATTATATTATACGCTGGTGCATGACTGGCCATTAAACGTAGGTGGTAAACCCCACTTTGCTATGCCAAACTTCGTACCCTTTACCTTTGAGTGGACTATCTTGTTCTCGGCCTTTGGTATGGTGTTTACATTTTATGCCGCAACTCACTTGTTTCCGGGCCGTGCTCCGCGCGTAATGGATTTGAGAGCAACAGACGACCGCTTTGTAATAGCCATTGATGCTAAAGGTAATGTACCGCATGATGATATAACCCGCTTACTGGAAGAAGCTGGTGCAGTTGAAGTTAAGCATAACGAAAGGAAATATGTTAGCTATGAGTAA